The Sphingomonas sp. genome contains a region encoding:
- a CDS encoding PRC-barrel domain-containing protein, whose protein sequence is MADIAGWLALAATCIAALMTASNLGARVTGWGFVVFTLGAAAWIVVGIATQQTQLLWSNIFLGLVDLFGIWRWLGRRARFSDAAETEQAISRAQPGENLFAASTLDGMPVRGRDGDILAYAVDAMLACAGGELSHLVIREGGVGGVGETLRRLPWREVRARDGALLTTLDAAALSRLPALDPA, encoded by the coding sequence ATGGCAGACATTGCTGGCTGGCTGGCTCTTGCCGCCACCTGTATCGCAGCGCTTATGACGGCTTCCAACCTAGGCGCGCGCGTGACAGGCTGGGGGTTCGTCGTGTTTACTTTGGGCGCGGCTGCCTGGATCGTCGTCGGAATCGCAACGCAGCAGACGCAACTGCTGTGGAGCAACATCTTCCTCGGCCTGGTCGATCTCTTCGGAATCTGGCGCTGGCTCGGCCGTCGAGCCAGGTTCAGCGATGCCGCAGAGACCGAACAGGCGATCAGCCGGGCACAGCCGGGAGAAAATCTCTTCGCCGCTTCGACGCTGGATGGGATGCCGGTGCGAGGCCGCGACGGCGATATTCTCGCCTATGCAGTGGATGCAATGCTGGCCTGCGCAGGAGGCGAGCTTTCGCACCTCGTCATTCGAGAGGGCGGGGTCGGCGGCGTCGGAGAGACCTTGCGCCGACTCCCCTGGCGAGAGGTACGCGCACGGGACGGCGCATTGCTGACGACGTTGGACGCTGCGGCCCTATCGCGACTGCCTGCTTTGGATCCTGCCTGA
- a CDS encoding sigma-70 family RNA polymerase sigma factor — protein sequence MRAWFARRRLAPEDVDELMQEAYCRIATLDSVDHIDCGHAYFFSIARNLLLRKLKRQQVVPFEAISEIESFRDTQTPSPEEQVSTRLAYERVMALIAGLPERCRRIVELRKIEGWSQKEIAAHMGMTEKAVEKQVWIGVRAIREGWSVADGATGVDAPATDRRAGIL from the coding sequence ATCCGCGCCTGGTTCGCGCGCCGCCGGCTGGCGCCCGAGGATGTGGATGAGCTGATGCAGGAAGCCTATTGCCGGATCGCGACGCTGGACTCCGTCGACCATATTGATTGCGGGCACGCTTATTTCTTTTCGATCGCGCGCAACCTGTTGCTGCGCAAGCTCAAGCGCCAGCAGGTCGTGCCCTTCGAAGCGATCAGCGAGATCGAAAGCTTCCGCGATACGCAGACGCCCTCACCCGAGGAGCAGGTCTCGACCCGGCTCGCCTATGAACGGGTGATGGCGCTGATCGCAGGTTTGCCCGAGCGCTGCCGCCGCATCGTCGAGCTCCGCAAGATCGAGGGCTGGTCCCAGAAGGAAATCGCGGCGCATATGGGCATGACCGAGAAGGCAGTGGAAAAGCAGGTCTGGATCGGCGTGCGCGCGATCCGCGAAGGCTGGTCCGTTGCCGATGGGGCGACCGGGGTCGACGCGCCTGCGACCGACCGCAGGGCGGGCATCCTGTGA
- a CDS encoding FecR domain-containing protein codes for MSAPTRRSDDEAASLWVARMDGSLWSEADEAELQRWLAQDPRRHGLLLRTHALWQVPHIAPQAIAAEDAETLDTSPPNWRRRGVLGGLLAASAAGIVGALFFPGRGVGYVTKVGEIRRVPLVDGSVMTINSGTELQVRIAKRAREVELAQGEAWFEVAKDAARPFVVASGKVRAKAIGTAFSVRKRDNGVEVLVTEGVVETWSDGEEAQRVRLSAGQCALINDHAIVHYETDKPSSVDRALAWRSGMIDLDGTTLADAADEFNRYNDRQIVIADPDAAGERFDGLFRINDPEGFAEAIRNALDLTVNTSDPRFIRIQRTAKPRTL; via the coding sequence GTGAGCGCGCCCACCCGCCGGTCCGACGACGAAGCTGCATCGCTCTGGGTTGCCCGTATGGATGGCAGTCTCTGGAGCGAGGCGGACGAGGCGGAGCTGCAGCGCTGGCTGGCACAGGACCCGCGGCGTCATGGCCTGCTGCTGCGTACCCATGCCCTGTGGCAGGTGCCGCACATCGCGCCGCAGGCCATCGCGGCGGAGGATGCCGAGACCCTGGATACCAGCCCGCCCAACTGGCGGCGACGCGGGGTGCTCGGCGGCTTGCTCGCGGCCTCCGCTGCCGGGATCGTGGGCGCCTTGTTCTTCCCCGGGCGTGGGGTCGGCTATGTCACCAAGGTCGGCGAGATCCGGCGGGTGCCGCTGGTCGATGGGTCGGTGATGACGATCAATTCGGGCACCGAGCTGCAGGTGCGCATCGCCAAGCGCGCCCGCGAAGTCGAACTGGCGCAGGGCGAGGCCTGGTTCGAGGTCGCCAAGGATGCCGCTCGTCCGTTCGTGGTCGCCTCGGGCAAGGTCCGCGCCAAGGCGATCGGCACGGCCTTTTCGGTGCGCAAGCGCGACAATGGCGTCGAGGTGCTGGTCACCGAAGGCGTGGTCGAAACTTGGTCGGACGGCGAGGAGGCGCAGCGCGTGCGGCTTTCCGCGGGGCAGTGCGCGCTGATCAATGATCACGCGATCGTCCATTATGAAACGGACAAGCCCTCGTCGGTGGATCGCGCGCTGGCCTGGCGCAGCGGCATGATCGATCTCGACGGCACGACGCTCGCCGATGCCGCCGACGAGTTCAACCGGTACAACGACCGCCAGATCGTGATAGCCGATCCCGACGCCGCAGGGGAGCGGTTCGACGGGCTGTTCCGCATCAACGATCCCGAAGGCTTTGCCGAGGCAATCCGCAACGCGCTCGACCTGACGGTCAACACCAGCGATCCGCGCTTCATCCGCATCCAGCGCACGGCCAAACCGCGGACATTGTAA
- a CDS encoding TonB-dependent receptor: protein MANATLRGALFASTSIVCMVALPAAAQAATQTKRFSIDAQPAETAIGLFGHQADVQIIAARRLTQSIRTNGVRGEYTVGEALNRLFAGTGLIARQTGPRTYAVVPKPTSDKFVPATGTKLALSAPGGGTQAQSPTPASSQSAAAAPQVAGEDDPAIVVTGLRASLDTSRGIKREASGIVDAISTKDIGKLPDANLAESLQRITGVSIDRSGGEGAFITVRGFGPEFNTVLVNGRQVATPTDPSQASGRAFAFDTLASELVSGVEVYKSSTARYQSGGVGSTVNIKTARPFDYKGLKFGATVDVNYDENAKKSAPDASFLFADTFADGTLGVLVSGSYQHRFTRLKQAQTDGWLVNPAIPANQVNGGAGTVGSGNPQGNIFIPQNFDSKVTREDRERIGGTLVLQYRPSDAVTVTADGLYTKFTNTTDARSYGHWFTASNLTNVKTDANGTAIDMTQATGIATDFHDKKFDKRTNTRAVGLNVEWQIAPTITASLDGTYSLAKEDPNGGKEAYLALLGYLTGSSRYQSDGSRLPWQTETLPTFANPTNRCGSAVTDSGVPGSTTVVGAGQPMCQHVMLLRGYGIRDEVKQGRADFTYKGDSLEGLVKASSGFYWSEDKKDTSLYSNDGGTGCTTCGYNLPVPPGVAITTFNAGSNFLSGVSGSNRLPTQWQTFDGPALFNAITAQQGPGFTFAPPLVNDTIVKERVIGGYLETEWHGAVAGRPISIVAGVRFEDTSTNVNGLATAYTALVKLANDQTQYGSTASGTTRTIGSTHYTDILPNIALKWQVSDAFTARFAASQTITRPTLEQLSPVTTLVTLRPGNFAASRGNADLKPFKASNLDISFEYYYGRSSYVSLGGYLKNVSNFIVLNQTTGPVAGVSGALLDPATGLPAQFTITAPVNGQDATVTGLEAAWQHAFGDTGFGFQLNGTLVGSNRHLDPQDLRNKFALTGLSNSANAVAFYDAHGIEARVAFNWRDHFLQYLAPPPLNGAGQAVTQVRAYSQLDASLTYHINPNFAVFAEGANLTKSIAFKYAYYANQFLNAEDTGRRFKLGARVNF, encoded by the coding sequence ATGGCGAACGCCACGTTGCGTGGAGCGCTTTTCGCGTCCACGAGCATCGTCTGCATGGTCGCGTTGCCTGCGGCTGCACAAGCTGCCACGCAAACCAAACGCTTTTCCATCGATGCACAGCCGGCAGAGACGGCGATCGGGCTGTTCGGCCATCAGGCGGACGTGCAAATCATCGCGGCGCGACGGCTGACGCAATCGATCCGCACCAACGGCGTGCGCGGCGAATACACCGTTGGCGAAGCGCTCAATCGACTGTTCGCGGGCACCGGCCTGATCGCGCGCCAGACCGGTCCGCGCACCTATGCCGTCGTCCCAAAACCCACGTCGGACAAGTTCGTGCCCGCCACAGGCACGAAGCTCGCGCTGTCGGCGCCGGGCGGGGGGACGCAGGCGCAGTCCCCGACGCCTGCGTCCTCCCAGTCCGCCGCTGCGGCGCCGCAAGTGGCAGGCGAGGACGATCCCGCGATCGTCGTGACCGGCTTGCGCGCCAGCCTCGACACTTCGCGCGGGATCAAGCGTGAAGCGTCGGGCATCGTCGATGCCATTTCGACCAAGGACATCGGCAAGCTCCCGGACGCCAACCTCGCCGAATCGCTCCAGCGCATCACCGGTGTGTCGATTGACCGATCGGGTGGCGAGGGTGCCTTCATCACCGTCCGCGGCTTCGGCCCCGAGTTCAACACCGTGCTCGTCAACGGCCGCCAGGTGGCGACGCCGACCGATCCCAGCCAGGCTTCGGGCCGCGCCTTTGCGTTTGACACGCTGGCGTCGGAGCTGGTCTCCGGCGTGGAGGTCTACAAGTCCTCGACCGCGCGCTACCAGTCCGGCGGCGTCGGCTCTACCGTGAACATCAAGACCGCACGACCCTTTGACTACAAAGGCCTGAAGTTCGGCGCGACCGTCGACGTCAATTACGACGAGAACGCCAAGAAGAGCGCGCCGGACGCCTCCTTCCTGTTCGCCGACACCTTCGCCGACGGCACGCTGGGCGTGCTGGTCTCCGGCAGCTACCAGCACCGCTTCACCCGGCTCAAGCAGGCGCAGACCGATGGCTGGCTGGTCAACCCGGCCATTCCCGCCAATCAGGTCAATGGCGGCGCGGGCACGGTCGGCTCGGGTAATCCGCAGGGCAACATCTTCATTCCGCAGAATTTTGACAGCAAGGTCACGCGCGAGGATCGAGAGCGGATCGGCGGCACCCTGGTGTTGCAATATCGCCCGAGCGACGCCGTGACGGTCACCGCCGACGGACTCTACACCAAGTTCACCAACACCACCGATGCGCGCTCTTACGGGCATTGGTTCACCGCATCCAACCTGACCAACGTCAAGACCGACGCCAACGGCACCGCGATCGACATGACCCAGGCTACCGGCATTGCCACCGACTTCCACGACAAGAAGTTCGACAAGCGCACCAATACGCGCGCCGTCGGCCTCAACGTCGAGTGGCAGATCGCGCCGACCATCACCGCCAGCCTCGACGGCACCTATTCGCTCGCCAAGGAAGACCCCAATGGCGGCAAGGAAGCCTATCTGGCACTGCTCGGCTATCTGACCGGTTCGTCGCGCTACCAGTCGGACGGGTCGCGCCTGCCTTGGCAGACCGAAACGCTGCCGACCTTCGCCAACCCGACCAATCGCTGCGGCAGCGCGGTCACCGATTCGGGGGTGCCGGGCAGCACGACAGTGGTTGGTGCCGGCCAGCCGATGTGCCAGCACGTGATGCTGCTGCGCGGCTATGGCATCCGCGACGAGGTCAAGCAGGGCCGCGCCGACTTCACCTACAAGGGTGACAGCCTGGAAGGGCTGGTGAAGGCGAGCAGCGGCTTCTACTGGTCCGAGGACAAGAAGGACACATCGCTCTATTCCAACGACGGCGGTACCGGCTGCACCACCTGCGGCTACAATCTGCCCGTTCCCCCGGGGGTGGCGATCACCACCTTCAACGCCGGCAGCAACTTCCTGTCGGGGGTGAGCGGATCCAACCGCCTGCCGACCCAGTGGCAGACCTTCGACGGCCCGGCGCTGTTCAACGCCATCACCGCGCAGCAGGGGCCGGGCTTCACCTTCGCGCCGCCTTTGGTCAACGACACCATCGTCAAGGAGCGGGTGATCGGCGGCTATCTCGAGACCGAATGGCACGGCGCGGTTGCCGGCCGGCCGATCTCGATCGTGGCAGGCGTGCGGTTCGAGGATACCTCGACGAACGTCAACGGCCTCGCCACCGCCTATACCGCGCTGGTCAAGCTCGCCAACGACCAGACGCAATATGGCTCGACAGCGTCCGGCACGACGCGCACGATCGGCAGCACCCACTATACCGACATCCTGCCCAACATTGCGCTGAAGTGGCAGGTCTCCGATGCGTTCACCGCGCGTTTCGCCGCCTCGCAGACGATCACGCGGCCGACGCTGGAGCAGCTCTCTCCGGTGACGACGCTGGTGACCCTGCGGCCGGGCAACTTTGCCGCCAGCCGCGGCAATGCCGATCTCAAGCCGTTCAAGGCGAGCAACCTCGATATCTCGTTCGAATATTATTACGGGCGGTCGAGCTATGTCTCGCTGGGCGGCTATCTGAAGAACGTCAGCAACTTCATCGTCCTCAACCAGACGACCGGCCCCGTCGCCGGGGTATCCGGGGCGTTGCTCGATCCGGCCACTGGCCTCCCGGCGCAGTTTACGATTACCGCGCCGGTCAACGGGCAGGATGCGACGGTGACCGGGCTGGAAGCCGCGTGGCAGCACGCGTTCGGTGATACCGGCTTCGGCTTCCAGCTCAACGGCACGCTGGTCGGTTCCAACCGCCACCTTGACCCGCAGGACCTGCGCAACAAGTTTGCGCTGACCGGGCTGTCCAACTCGGCTAATGCAGTGGCGTTTTATGATGCGCACGGGATCGAGGCGCGCGTCGCGTTCAACTGGCGCGACCACTTTCTCCAGTATCTGGCGCCGCCGCCGCTCAACGGCGCCGGCCAGGCGGTCACCCAGGTGCGCGCCTATTCGCAGCTCGATGCCAGCCTCACCTACCACATAAACCCGAACTTCGCGGTGTTCGCGGAAGGGGCCAACCTGACCAAGTCGATCGCCTTCAAATATGCCTATTACGCCAACCAGTTCCTCAATGCCGAGGATACGGGGCGGCGGTTCAAGCTGGGCGCCCGGGTCAATTTCTGA
- a CDS encoding tryptophan halogenase family protein has product MSRHIQSVCIVGGGSAGWLTAALIAARHGRDLQVTLVESVRMGIIGVGEGTWPTMRNTLRKIGISETDFLRTCKASFKQGAKFAGWRTGAANDFYYHPLVLPEGFPAVDLAPFWNAQADSVGTPSFSDAVCFQEFLCEHDLAPKQITSPEYGGIANYAYHLDAVRLGEMLREHCVGKLGVRHVDDDIVEVQQAENGDVTAVIGQRHGGIAADLFVDCSGFSSLLLGQTLGVPFIDCSDVLFIDRALAVQVPYEREDAPIVSHTVSTAQDHGWIWDIGLQNRRGVGYVYSSRHAGADRVEEALAAYVGPGFADLSPREIMIRSGHRATFWKNNVVAVGLAAGFLEPLEASALVLIELSADYIASAMPATRAAMDIVARRFNDMTRYRWDRIIEFLKLHYMLSEREDTAFWRDNRDPATIPQPLQDLLELWHHTPPGEHDFASAHEMFPAASYQYVLYGMGFRTASRPAAIANRHAAEDAFERVAAMKQRLAPAMPTNRALLDKLAQYRFQPV; this is encoded by the coding sequence ATGAGTCGGCACATTCAGTCGGTGTGCATCGTCGGGGGCGGCTCGGCCGGGTGGCTCACCGCGGCACTGATCGCCGCGCGGCACGGGCGTGATCTGCAGGTAACGCTGGTCGAGAGCGTGCGGATGGGCATCATCGGGGTGGGCGAGGGTACCTGGCCGACGATGCGCAACACGTTGCGCAAGATCGGCATTTCCGAGACCGACTTCCTTCGCACCTGCAAGGCTTCGTTCAAGCAGGGCGCCAAGTTTGCCGGCTGGCGTACCGGCGCGGCCAATGATTTCTACTATCACCCGCTGGTACTGCCCGAAGGCTTTCCGGCGGTGGACTTGGCGCCGTTCTGGAACGCGCAGGCAGATTCGGTGGGCACGCCGTCCTTTTCCGATGCGGTGTGCTTCCAGGAATTCCTCTGCGAACATGACCTCGCGCCCAAGCAGATCACCTCGCCCGAATATGGCGGCATCGCCAACTATGCCTATCATCTCGATGCGGTGCGGCTGGGCGAGATGCTGCGCGAGCATTGCGTCGGCAAGCTCGGCGTACGCCATGTCGACGACGACATCGTCGAGGTCCAGCAGGCCGAGAATGGCGACGTCACCGCGGTCATCGGCCAGCGGCACGGGGGGATTGCCGCCGATCTGTTCGTCGATTGCAGCGGCTTTTCGTCGCTGCTGCTCGGCCAGACGCTGGGGGTGCCGTTTATCGACTGCAGCGACGTATTGTTCATCGATCGCGCGCTGGCGGTGCAGGTCCCCTATGAGCGCGAGGACGCGCCGATCGTCTCGCACACCGTCTCCACCGCGCAGGACCATGGCTGGATCTGGGATATCGGCCTGCAGAACCGACGCGGTGTGGGCTATGTCTATTCGAGCCGCCATGCCGGCGCCGACCGGGTAGAGGAGGCGCTCGCCGCCTATGTCGGTCCGGGCTTTGCCGACCTCAGCCCGCGCGAGATCATGATCCGCTCCGGCCATCGCGCAACCTTCTGGAAGAACAATGTCGTCGCGGTTGGGCTGGCGGCAGGCTTTCTGGAGCCGCTAGAGGCCTCGGCGCTGGTGCTGATCGAGCTCTCGGCCGACTATATCGCCAGCGCGATGCCGGCGACCCGGGCCGCGATGGACATCGTCGCCCGCCGCTTCAACGACATGACGCGCTATCGCTGGGACCGGATCATCGAGTTCCTCAAGCTCCATTATATGTTGTCCGAGCGGGAGGACACCGCCTTCTGGCGCGACAATCGCGATCCGGCGACCATCCCGCAGCCGCTGCAGGATCTGCTCGAGCTGTGGCACCATACCCCGCCCGGCGAGCATGACTTCGCCAGCGCGCACGAGATGTTCCCGGCGGCAAGCTATCAATATGTCCTGTACGGCATGGGCTTCCGCACCGCGTCCCGGCCCGCCGCGATTGCCAATCGCCATGCTGCGGAGGACGCGTTCGAACGCGTCGCCGCGATGAAGCAGCGGCTTGCCCCCGCCATGCCCACCAACCGCGCGCTGCTCGACAAGCTGGCGCAATATCGCTTCCAGCCCGTCTGA
- a CDS encoding SapC family protein, with protein MNLVQLTRKDHAGLRLDPPRALAAAASVHLVPLVAGEIRKVASQFPVFLAKDAETGQFYPAALLGLEPQENLFWDGTTFDADHVPLNLLRLPFFVGSGALEGHICIDSDSAAIVAGGPVGIVEGDGSDSGYLQSVQAILGQLVAEQAPTAALVERITEHRLVSEVTLDVAFHNGSSASLSGLYGVDERALGRSAAALGDWDQVMMLAAMALSLDHVAGLVRRKNARLAAEAAWFAPGA; from the coding sequence ATGAATTTGGTGCAACTGACCCGCAAGGACCATGCTGGGCTGCGGCTCGATCCGCCTCGCGCGCTTGCGGCGGCGGCGAGCGTCCACCTCGTACCGCTGGTCGCTGGCGAGATCCGCAAGGTGGCGAGCCAGTTTCCCGTCTTCCTCGCCAAGGATGCGGAGACGGGTCAATTCTATCCTGCCGCGCTGCTCGGGCTGGAGCCGCAGGAAAATCTGTTCTGGGACGGCACGACTTTCGATGCCGATCATGTGCCGCTCAACCTTCTGCGGCTGCCCTTCTTCGTTGGCAGCGGTGCGCTGGAAGGGCATATCTGCATTGACAGCGACAGCGCCGCGATCGTCGCGGGTGGTCCAGTCGGCATCGTCGAAGGCGATGGCAGCGACAGTGGCTATCTCCAGTCGGTGCAGGCGATTCTCGGCCAGCTGGTGGCGGAGCAGGCGCCCACCGCGGCCCTGGTTGAACGGATCACCGAACATCGGCTGGTCAGCGAGGTGACGCTGGACGTCGCCTTTCATAACGGCAGCTCGGCGTCGCTCTCGGGCCTCTACGGGGTCGACGAGCGCGCGCTGGGGCGCAGCGCGGCGGCGTTGGGTGACTGGGATCAGGTGATGATGCTGGCGGCAATGGCGCTGTCGCTCGATCATGTGGCGGGGCTGGTGCGGCGAAAGAATGCGCGGCTCGCGGCCGAAGCGGCCTGGTTCGCGCCGGGGGCATGA
- a CDS encoding DUF6445 family protein produces MTVAATRMGAEQVPLWQCEAAHPAPEALVDAAGRLAFAREEGDLYPGLRAAVPDGYAEWLVRTASAVVGGEPRVLRSSFAVASDDPAGLAPIQRIPHFDDCSEGIVAAVHYLCAAPHGGTSFYRHRATGFERITAARLSLWRQALSRDGQAHGLPPKAYHDGDSPAFVRIGQASLAFNRLVFYPANCLHAGDIALSWQAAATGPRLTITSLLEFG; encoded by the coding sequence ATGACCGTCGCGGCGACGCGGATGGGGGCGGAGCAGGTGCCGCTGTGGCAGTGCGAGGCTGCCCATCCGGCGCCCGAGGCGCTGGTGGACGCGGCCGGGCGTCTCGCATTCGCGCGGGAGGAAGGCGATCTCTACCCCGGCCTGCGCGCCGCGGTGCCCGATGGATATGCCGAGTGGCTGGTGCGAACGGCGTCGGCGGTAGTCGGCGGCGAGCCAAGGGTCCTGCGATCGAGCTTTGCGGTGGCCAGCGACGATCCGGCGGGTCTGGCGCCGATCCAGCGCATTCCACATTTCGACGATTGCTCGGAGGGGATCGTGGCGGCGGTCCATTATCTGTGCGCTGCGCCGCATGGCGGCACCAGCTTTTACCGGCACCGGGCGACAGGCTTCGAACGGATCACCGCCGCGCGTCTGTCGCTCTGGCGCCAGGCCTTGTCCCGCGATGGCCAGGCGCATGGCCTCCCGCCCAAGGCGTATCATGACGGCGACAGCCCCGCGTTCGTCCGGATCGGCCAGGCCTCGCTCGCATTCAACCGCCTGGTCTTCTACCCCGCCAATTGCCTGCATGCGGGTGACATCGCGCTCTCTTGGCAGGCGGCTGCCACGGGCCCGCGGCTGACGATCACATCGCTGCTCGAGTTCGGCTGA
- the asd gene encoding archaetidylserine decarboxylase (Phosphatidylserine decarboxylase is synthesized as a single chain precursor. Generation of the pyruvoyl active site from a Ser is coupled to cleavage of a Gly-Ser bond between the larger (beta) and smaller (alpha chains). It is an integral membrane protein.), whose amino-acid sequence MSERLAVLLQHVLPKQRLTLLAGRVARAKGGAATRWMIRRFVARYGVDMAEAADPEIASYASFNDFFTRPLRDGARPIARADFVSPVDGAISQLGAIDDHHIVQAKGHCFTTTALLGGDAELAAGFRHGSFVNLYLSPRDYHRIHMPCTGRLTRMIHVPGSLFSVNPVTARGVPDLFARNERVVCMFESPEHGSFAMVLVGATIVGSMATVWHGIVNAKRTGKPSTWHYDGQDIVLAQGAEMGRFLLGSTVVMLFRPGTIAFAQDWGPERPVRLGERMGDRPA is encoded by the coding sequence ATGTCCGAACGCCTTGCCGTCCTCTTGCAACATGTGCTGCCGAAGCAGCGACTGACTCTGCTGGCCGGGCGGGTCGCCCGCGCGAAGGGCGGGGCGGCAACGCGCTGGATGATCCGGCGGTTCGTCGCGCGCTATGGCGTGGACATGGCGGAGGCCGCCGATCCGGAAATCGCCAGCTATGCCAGCTTCAACGATTTCTTCACGCGACCGCTGCGCGACGGCGCCCGCCCGATCGCGCGTGCCGATTTCGTGAGCCCGGTGGACGGCGCGATCAGCCAGTTGGGGGCGATCGACGACCACCACATCGTCCAGGCCAAGGGGCACTGCTTTACGACCACCGCGCTGCTCGGCGGGGACGCCGAGCTTGCCGCAGGCTTTCGACACGGCAGCTTCGTCAATCTCTATCTCTCGCCGCGCGACTATCATCGCATCCACATGCCGTGCACCGGCCGGCTCACCCGGATGATCCACGTCCCCGGCAGCCTGTTCTCGGTGAATCCGGTCACCGCGCGCGGGGTGCCGGACCTGTTCGCGCGCAACGAGCGAGTCGTGTGCATGTTCGAAAGCCCGGAGCACGGGAGCTTTGCAATGGTGCTGGTCGGCGCGACGATCGTCGGCAGCATGGCGACGGTGTGGCACGGCATCGTCAACGCCAAGCGAACCGGCAAGCCCAGCACATGGCACTATGACGGCCAGGACATCGTGCTGGCGCAAGGCGCGGAGATGGGCCGCTTCCTGCTCGGCTCGACGGTCGTGATGCTGTTCCGACCCGGCACGATCGCGTTCGCGCAAGACTGGGGACCGGAGCGGCCGGTGCGGCTCGGCGAACGCATGGGCGATCGCCCGGCCTGA
- a CDS encoding DUF3142 domain-containing protein has product MFALPLLLSAILPLQASNPAVDAMRYDAFWLWAGVKPQPALARARRIYLLQGAVIGGDVPRLIAQRPAIPRIRHAELWMVLRVETLAWTPQIDAQMLAALDRWRRAGNHVAGIQIDFDAHTRHLDRYATFLEALRAKLPSQYRLGITGLLDWSANGDPEGLAKLAGIVDEVVVQIYQGRRVIPGYQGYLARLGRMPIPFRIGLLQGGEWAPPPGLAANPRFQGYVVFLLNA; this is encoded by the coding sequence TTGTTCGCACTGCCGCTGCTGCTTTCGGCGATCCTGCCCCTGCAGGCGTCAAACCCCGCGGTGGATGCGATGCGCTACGACGCCTTCTGGCTGTGGGCGGGGGTCAAGCCGCAGCCGGCGCTCGCCCGCGCGCGCCGGATCTATCTGCTGCAGGGCGCGGTGATAGGCGGCGACGTGCCGCGGTTGATCGCGCAGCGCCCCGCGATCCCGCGGATACGGCATGCCGAGCTGTGGATGGTGCTGCGTGTCGAAACGCTCGCCTGGACACCGCAGATCGATGCACAGATGCTCGCTGCACTCGACCGCTGGCGGCGAGCGGGGAACCATGTCGCCGGCATCCAGATCGATTTCGACGCGCATACGCGCCACCTCGATCGCTATGCCACCTTCCTCGAGGCACTGCGGGCCAAGCTTCCTTCGCAGTACAGGCTGGGCATCACCGGGCTGCTCGACTGGAGCGCCAACGGTGATCCGGAGGGCCTTGCCAAGCTGGCCGGCATCGTCGACGAGGTGGTGGTGCAGATTTACCAGGGGCGGCGCGTCATCCCGGGGTACCAGGGCTATCTCGCCAGACTGGGTCGGATGCCCATTCCCTTCCGCATCGGCCTGCTCCAGGGCGGCGAATGGGCACCGCCGCCGGGCCTCGCCGCCAATCCCCGCTTCCAGGGCTATGTGGTGTTCCTGCTGAACGCGTGA
- a CDS encoding DUF6683 family protein, with protein sequence MAHLWPTIVLGLTLFGMPGAARAQMISPMLSEGPRIALQGHADRFAREESEPRLPQPPVIDPAVLRYTPSKVRRSANLANFVQKTRTADPQAAADLQKLFAQGDIIEKIGRRVAPQGLRIDDVADAYALWWITAWQAAQGKGDTPDRTTLAAVRRQAAEAVTAAGTIARAADAQKQALAESLWVQATLIETGVQQARNDPARLRAIGQSMRQGARSMGLDLDHIALTSDGFVLRRRDPRP encoded by the coding sequence ATGGCACACCTGTGGCCGACGATCGTCCTGGGCCTCACGCTCTTTGGGATGCCGGGCGCGGCGCGGGCCCAGATGATCAGTCCAATGCTGTCCGAAGGGCCGCGGATTGCGCTGCAAGGCCATGCCGACCGCTTCGCCCGAGAGGAGAGCGAACCGCGCCTGCCGCAGCCGCCTGTCATTGACCCCGCCGTGCTTCGCTACACGCCCTCCAAGGTCCGTCGCAGCGCCAACCTCGCCAACTTCGTGCAAAAGACCCGCACTGCCGACCCGCAAGCGGCAGCCGATCTGCAAAAGCTGTTCGCGCAGGGCGACATCATCGAGAAGATCGGGAGGCGCGTCGCACCACAGGGTCTGCGGATCGACGATGTCGCCGACGCCTATGCCCTGTGGTGGATTACCGCCTGGCAGGCTGCGCAGGGCAAGGGCGATACGCCCGATCGCACCACGCTCGCGGCCGTTCGCCGGCAGGCGGCAGAGGCCGTCACCGCAGCCGGGACGATCGCGCGTGCGGCGGATGCGCAGAAGCAGGCGCTCGCCGAATCGCTGTGGGTGCAGGCGACGCTGATCGAAACCGGCGTACAGCAGGCTAGGAACGATCCCGCTCGCCTTCGCGCGATCGGCCAATCGATGCGTCAAGGCGCAAGGAGCATGGGCCTCGACCTCGATCACATCGCCCTCACCTCCGACGGCTTCGTGCTTCGCCGCCGCGACCCGCGGCCATGA